One window of Longimicrobium sp. genomic DNA carries:
- a CDS encoding DUF2721 domain-containing protein, with amino-acid sequence MQLDFPQLSGALAILSAMITPAVLISACGSLIIATSTRLGRVIDRTRDVSQQFAELARAEERTMLEEERKLMFDQLAGLTRRARLLQHAMSRLYLAVSVFVATSVSIGIVAATAERWAWVPIVLGLAGAGLLFAASLNLIRESRIAVAAIDEEMDFVWRLGQHHAPENLLERGGRRGWFGRRGA; translated from the coding sequence ATGCAGCTCGACTTCCCCCAGCTTTCCGGCGCGCTCGCCATCCTGTCGGCGATGATCACGCCCGCGGTGCTCATCTCCGCGTGCGGATCGCTGATCATCGCCACGTCCACGCGGCTGGGGCGGGTGATCGACCGCACGCGCGACGTGTCGCAGCAGTTCGCGGAGCTGGCGCGCGCGGAAGAGCGCACCATGCTGGAGGAAGAGCGGAAGCTGATGTTCGACCAGCTCGCCGGCCTCACCCGGCGCGCGCGGCTGCTGCAGCACGCCATGAGCCGGCTGTACCTGGCGGTGAGCGTGTTCGTGGCCACCAGCGTGTCGATCGGCATCGTGGCCGCCACGGCCGAGCGCTGGGCCTGGGTGCCGATCGTGCTGGGGCTGGCGGGCGCGGGGCTGCTCTTCGCGGCCAGCCTCAACCTGATCCGCGAGTCGCGCATCGCCGTGGCGGCCATCGACGAGGAGATGGACTTCGTGTGGCGCCTGGGCCAGCACCACGCCCCGGAGAACCTGCTGGAGCGCGGCGGCCGCCGCGGCTGGTTCGGCCGCCGGGGAGCCTGA
- a CDS encoding LytTR family DNA-binding domain-containing protein — MTIRALIADNEPPARARVRDLLAAEPDVEVVGEAADGGEALERVRAERPDLLFLDVQMPVRDGFAVLRALGRRPPVTIFTTAHDEFAVRAFDVSAADYLLKPLRRSRFRAALAKARAALAAGGPALSEAELRRVVAEAVRAPAYLERLAVRLGKRIVVLRTAEVDWIEAEGNYARIHAGGRRYLLRQTLSGLEASLDPARFVRVHRSAIVSVDRIREVHPLARGSYDLVLEGGAVVTTGHRYRERLQGVIGGVR; from the coding sequence GTGACGATCCGCGCCCTGATCGCCGACAACGAGCCGCCGGCGCGCGCCCGCGTGCGCGACCTGCTGGCGGCCGAGCCCGACGTGGAGGTGGTGGGCGAGGCCGCCGACGGGGGCGAGGCGCTGGAGCGCGTGCGCGCCGAGCGCCCCGACCTGCTCTTCCTGGACGTGCAGATGCCCGTGCGCGACGGCTTCGCGGTGCTGCGCGCGCTGGGGAGGCGCCCCCCGGTCACCATCTTCACCACCGCCCACGACGAGTTCGCCGTGCGCGCCTTCGACGTGAGCGCGGCCGACTACCTCCTCAAGCCGCTGCGCCGCTCGCGCTTCCGGGCGGCGCTGGCCAAGGCGCGCGCCGCGCTCGCGGCCGGCGGCCCCGCGCTCTCGGAGGCCGAGCTGCGGCGGGTGGTGGCCGAGGCGGTGCGCGCGCCCGCGTACCTGGAGCGGCTCGCGGTGCGCCTGGGGAAGCGGATCGTGGTGCTGCGCACGGCCGAGGTGGACTGGATCGAGGCCGAGGGGAACTACGCGCGCATCCACGCGGGCGGCCGCCGCTACCTCCTCCGCCAGACGCTGTCGGGGCTGGAGGCGTCGCTCGACCCCGCCCGCTTCGTGCGCGTGCACCGCTCGGCGATCGTGAGCGTCGACCGCATCCGCGAGGTGCACCCGCTGGCGAGGGGGAGCTACGACCTGGTGCTGGAGGGGGGCGCCGTGGTCACCACCGGCCATCGCTACCGCGAGCGGCTCCAGGGCGTGATCGGCGGCGTGCGCTGA
- a CDS encoding M28 family peptidase codes for MRSIRTILLALASAAVLAASAAAAQQPAQITPNEIDAHVRFLASDLLEGRAPATRGGRLTAEYIAAQLRAFGVEPGAGGSWFQRVPIDVVGADAATIRVAASGRATANLRYPEEVVVWPGSAAEQSSARAEIVFAGYGAAAPEYRWDDFKGMDLKGKVLLVLVNDPPAPANEPNHFGGRAMTYYGRWTYKFEEAERRGAAGALIVHTTEQAGYPWHTVVGSWAKEQRMLPRDPKLPAPLAFRGWITDSAATALLRQAGLDLAELRRRAGSRDFRPVATGITLDVGFRNSVQHLESENVVGVVRGSDARLRDEYVAFSAHWDHLGIGPKVNGDSIYNGALDNASGVADLLAVARAAAARPAPKRSLLFVFVTAEESGLLGSEYFALNPVVPIGRIVANLNVDGGNLLGRSRDFRVLGDTKSSLGPSFAGLVGPRGWRVSPDEHPERGYFYRSDHFSFAKAGVPSVSIAAGTDYEGRPEGWGTAQQEDYTAHRYHQPSDEYRPDFDLTGAVQLSNLLLDFGTALANAPDVPQWNRDAEFASVRPPRSTR; via the coding sequence ATGCGATCCATCCGCACCATCCTGCTCGCGCTCGCCTCCGCGGCGGTGCTCGCCGCGTCCGCGGCGGCCGCCCAGCAGCCGGCGCAGATCACCCCGAACGAGATCGACGCCCACGTCCGCTTCCTCGCCTCGGACCTGCTGGAGGGGCGCGCCCCCGCCACGCGCGGCGGCCGGCTCACGGCGGAGTACATCGCCGCGCAGCTGCGCGCCTTCGGGGTGGAGCCCGGGGCGGGCGGGAGCTGGTTCCAGCGCGTGCCGATCGACGTGGTGGGCGCCGACGCGGCCACCATCCGCGTGGCGGCCTCCGGGCGGGCGACGGCGAATCTCCGCTACCCCGAGGAGGTGGTGGTCTGGCCCGGCTCGGCCGCGGAGCAGTCGAGCGCGCGCGCCGAGATCGTCTTCGCCGGGTACGGCGCCGCCGCGCCCGAGTACCGCTGGGACGACTTCAAGGGGATGGACCTGAAGGGGAAGGTGCTGCTGGTGCTGGTGAACGACCCGCCCGCTCCCGCGAACGAGCCGAACCACTTCGGCGGGCGGGCGATGACCTATTACGGGCGCTGGACCTACAAGTTCGAGGAGGCCGAGCGCCGCGGCGCCGCCGGGGCGCTCATCGTCCACACCACCGAGCAGGCCGGCTACCCCTGGCACACCGTGGTGGGCTCGTGGGCCAAGGAGCAGCGCATGCTCCCGCGCGACCCCAAGCTCCCGGCGCCGCTCGCCTTCCGCGGCTGGATCACCGACAGCGCCGCCACCGCGCTGCTGCGCCAGGCGGGGCTGGACCTGGCCGAGCTGCGCCGCCGGGCCGGGTCGCGCGACTTCCGCCCCGTGGCCACCGGGATCACGCTGGACGTCGGCTTCCGCAACTCGGTGCAGCACCTGGAGAGCGAGAACGTGGTGGGCGTGGTGCGCGGGAGCGACGCGCGGCTGCGCGACGAGTACGTGGCGTTCAGCGCGCACTGGGACCACCTGGGGATCGGACCGAAGGTGAACGGCGACTCCATCTACAACGGCGCGCTCGACAACGCCTCGGGCGTGGCCGACCTGCTGGCGGTGGCCCGCGCGGCGGCCGCGCGGCCCGCGCCGAAGCGCTCGCTCCTCTTCGTCTTCGTGACCGCCGAGGAGAGCGGGCTGCTGGGCTCGGAGTACTTCGCGCTGAACCCGGTGGTCCCCATCGGGCGCATCGTGGCCAACCTGAACGTGGACGGCGGCAACCTGCTGGGCCGCTCGCGCGACTTCCGCGTCCTGGGCGACACCAAGAGCTCGCTGGGGCCGTCGTTCGCCGGGCTGGTCGGCCCGCGCGGCTGGCGCGTCTCGCCCGACGAGCACCCCGAGCGCGGCTACTTCTACCGCTCCGACCACTTCTCCTTCGCCAAGGCGGGCGTCCCCTCGGTCTCCATCGCGGCGGGGACCGACTACGAGGGGCGGCCCGAGGGGTGGGGGACGGCGCAGCAGGAGGACTACACCGCGCACCGCTACCACCAGCCGAGCGACGAGTACCGGCCCGACTTCGACCTCACCGGCGCCGTGCAGCTGTCGAACCTGCTGCTGGACTTCGGCACCGCGCTGGCGAACGCGCCGGACGTCCCCCAGTGGAACCGCGACGCCGAGTTCGCCTCCGTGCGCCCCCCGCGCTCGACGCGCTGA
- a CDS encoding DUF3072 domain-containing protein: MTDRRTAETADQGNMIKDPDNWVTGDEPMTGAQRSYLHTLAEEAGEEVDDGLTKAEASKKIDELQEKTGRGVDQG; this comes from the coding sequence ATGACGGACAGGCGCACGGCGGAGACGGCCGACCAGGGCAACATGATCAAGGACCCGGACAACTGGGTGACCGGCGACGAGCCGATGACCGGCGCCCAGCGCTCGTACCTGCACACCCTGGCCGAGGAGGCCGGCGAGGAGGTGGACGACGGCCTCACCAAGGCCGAGGCGTCGAAGAAGATCGACGAGCTGCAGGAGAAGACCGGCCGCGGGGTGGACCAGGGCTGA
- a CDS encoding pinensin family lanthipeptide yields MQKLKLKLDDLQVESFPTADGGAKGKGTVKAHDVPTYWLPGCWTAPDYGSTCEPVYTCPECASPPETQYQCAETDLCEP; encoded by the coding sequence ATGCAGAAGCTGAAGCTCAAGCTCGACGACCTCCAGGTCGAGTCGTTCCCCACGGCCGACGGTGGCGCGAAGGGGAAGGGCACCGTCAAGGCGCACGACGTTCCCACCTACTGGCTCCCGGGGTGCTGGACCGCGCCGGACTACGGCTCCACCTGCGAGCCCGTCTACACCTGCCCCGAGTGCGCCTCGCCGCCCGAGACGCAGTACCAGTGCGCCGAGACCGACCTCTGCGAGCCCTGA
- a CDS encoding DUF1028 domain-containing protein, whose product MRPARPLPAAAVLALALPAALCAQRVPLRPVATYSIVARDSATGQLGVAVQSHWFSVGTAVTWAEAGVGAVATQSFAEPAYGPLGLELMRLGRPAPEALRALVSTDPDSAVRQVAMIDAAGRVAAYTGGRDIAAAGHHVGRGYSVQANLMEKPTVWPAMARAFESAQGDLAERLLQALEAAQREGGDIRGRQSAAILVVGPENTGRPWADRLFDLRVEDHPEPLRELRRLVTLARVYQNLNAGDAAVTRGDMAAAAAAYGRATSIAPDSATNGEAVFWTGISFAAAGRVDEALPWLRRAYAVHPKWAELVPRLPASGLLPNDPALIRRLVQGMSGGRD is encoded by the coding sequence ATGAGACCCGCCCGTCCCCTCCCGGCAGCCGCCGTCCTCGCCCTCGCGCTCCCCGCGGCGCTCTGTGCCCAGCGGGTCCCGCTCCGCCCCGTCGCCACCTACTCCATCGTCGCGCGCGACTCGGCCACCGGCCAGCTGGGCGTGGCCGTGCAGTCGCACTGGTTCAGCGTGGGCACCGCCGTCACCTGGGCCGAGGCGGGGGTGGGCGCCGTGGCCACGCAGTCGTTCGCCGAGCCGGCGTACGGGCCGCTGGGGCTGGAGCTGATGCGCCTGGGGCGGCCCGCCCCCGAGGCGCTCCGGGCGCTGGTCTCCACCGACCCCGACAGCGCGGTGCGGCAGGTGGCGATGATCGACGCCGCGGGGCGGGTGGCCGCCTACACCGGCGGGCGCGACATCGCCGCCGCCGGCCACCACGTGGGGCGCGGCTACTCGGTGCAGGCCAACCTGATGGAGAAGCCCACCGTGTGGCCGGCCATGGCGCGCGCCTTCGAGAGCGCCCAGGGCGACCTGGCCGAGCGGCTCCTGCAGGCGCTGGAGGCGGCCCAGCGCGAGGGCGGCGACATCCGCGGGCGCCAGTCGGCCGCCATCCTGGTGGTCGGGCCCGAGAACACGGGCCGGCCGTGGGCGGACCGCCTCTTCGACCTGCGGGTGGAAGACCACCCCGAGCCGCTGAGGGAGCTGCGCCGCCTGGTGACGCTCGCGCGCGTGTACCAGAACCTGAACGCGGGCGACGCCGCCGTCACCCGGGGCGACATGGCGGCCGCGGCCGCCGCGTACGGGCGCGCCACCAGCATCGCCCCCGACTCGGCGACGAACGGCGAGGCGGTGTTCTGGACGGGGATCAGCTTCGCCGCGGCCGGGCGGGTGGACGAGGCGCTGCCGTGGCTGCGCCGCGCCTACGCCGTGCACCCGAAGTGGGCCGAGCTGGTGCCGCGGCTCCCCGCCTCGGGCCTGCTGCCGAACGACCCCGCCCTCATCCGCCGCCTGGTGCAGGGGATGTCGGGCGGCCGCGACTGA
- a CDS encoding dipeptidase, which produces MSVTEHLQSRREQSLAELNEWLRIPSVSAKSEHRGDTAAAAEWLAGRMKAAGLAAEVIPTDGHPVVLGEWRGAGEGAPTLLVYGHYDVQPAEPLDEWQSPPFEPTVRDGKLFARGSVDDKGQVYLHLKAVESLLADGGALPVNVVFLVEGEEEVGSPNLGQFLGANASRLRCDAVLIHDTTMFAPGLPSITIGLRGLAYMEVRVQGPATDLHSGAYGGAVVNPANALARIIAALHDERGRVTVPGFYDKVRELTPPERQAIAGLPFEEETLRAEVGAPKLGGEQGYGPLERIWARPTLDVNGLLSGYTGEGAKTVLPARAMAKVSMRLVPDQDYKEVESAFTDHVLSLAPEGVKVEVEALHGGQPWYAEPSGPVFDAARRALARAFGREPVTIREGGSIPIVQQFQEILGAPVVLIGFGLPGENAHAPNEWMSVENFHKGAEAVALLYEELR; this is translated from the coding sequence ATGTCCGTCACCGAGCATCTCCAGAGCCGCCGCGAGCAGAGCCTCGCCGAGCTGAACGAGTGGCTGCGCATCCCCAGCGTCAGCGCCAAATCCGAGCACCGGGGCGACACCGCGGCGGCGGCCGAGTGGCTGGCCGGGCGGATGAAGGCCGCCGGGCTCGCCGCCGAGGTGATCCCCACCGACGGCCACCCCGTGGTCCTGGGCGAGTGGCGCGGCGCCGGCGAGGGCGCGCCCACGCTGCTCGTCTACGGCCACTACGACGTGCAGCCGGCCGAGCCGCTCGACGAGTGGCAGTCGCCCCCGTTCGAGCCCACCGTGCGCGACGGGAAGCTCTTCGCGCGCGGCTCCGTCGACGACAAGGGGCAGGTCTACCTCCACCTCAAGGCCGTCGAGTCGCTCCTGGCGGACGGCGGAGCGCTCCCCGTCAACGTCGTGTTCCTGGTGGAGGGCGAGGAGGAGGTCGGCTCGCCCAACCTGGGGCAGTTCCTGGGCGCCAACGCCAGTCGCCTGCGCTGCGACGCCGTGCTGATCCACGACACCACCATGTTCGCGCCGGGGCTCCCCTCCATCACCATCGGGCTGCGCGGGCTGGCGTACATGGAGGTGCGCGTGCAGGGCCCGGCCACCGACCTGCACTCGGGCGCGTACGGCGGCGCGGTGGTGAACCCCGCCAACGCGCTGGCCAGGATCATCGCCGCCCTGCACGACGAGCGGGGCCGCGTCACCGTCCCCGGCTTCTACGACAAAGTGCGCGAGCTCACGCCTCCCGAGCGCCAGGCCATCGCCGGCCTCCCCTTCGAGGAGGAGACCCTGCGCGCGGAGGTCGGCGCGCCGAAGCTGGGCGGCGAGCAGGGGTACGGGCCGCTGGAGCGCATCTGGGCGCGGCCCACCCTCGACGTCAACGGCCTCCTCTCCGGCTACACGGGCGAGGGCGCCAAGACCGTGCTCCCCGCGCGGGCCATGGCGAAGGTGTCGATGCGCCTGGTCCCCGACCAGGACTACAAGGAGGTGGAGAGCGCCTTCACCGACCACGTCCTCTCGCTCGCCCCCGAGGGGGTGAAGGTGGAGGTGGAGGCGCTGCACGGCGGGCAGCCCTGGTACGCCGAGCCCTCGGGCCCCGTGTTCGACGCGGCGCGGCGGGCGCTGGCGCGCGCGTTCGGGCGCGAGCCGGTGACGATCCGCGAGGGCGGCTCCATCCCCATCGTCCAGCAGTTCCAGGAGATCCTGGGGGCGCCGGTGGTGCTGATCGGCTTCGGGCTCCCGGGCGAGAACGCGCACGCCCCCAACGAGTGGATGTCGGTGGAGAACTTCCACAAGGGCGCCGAGGCGGTGGCGCTCCTGTACGAGGAGCTGCGATGA
- a CDS encoding 30S ribosomal protein THX: protein MGKGDQKTRKGKIRRGTTGKTRPKHEGKKKPPKTAAGAKS from the coding sequence ATGGGCAAAGGCGACCAGAAGACGCGCAAGGGCAAGATCCGCCGGGGCACCACGGGGAAGACCCGCCCCAAGCACGAAGGCAAGAAGAAGCCGCCGAAGACCGCCGCCGGCGCGAAGAGCTGA
- a CDS encoding DUF4186 domain-containing protein yields the protein MRDPDELFAALAGSRFRAHFRLRGPELAYLRRRGMDAVLRHADEMIGARLAPAHPPNDGRQTPMRGHPVFLAQHATATCCRGCLEKWHRIPRGRELTPGERRHVVSVLARWIAEQERAAPEPPEEGPDEQLGLGVE from the coding sequence ATGCGTGACCCGGACGAGCTGTTCGCCGCGCTGGCGGGGTCGCGCTTCCGGGCGCACTTCCGCCTGCGCGGGCCCGAGCTGGCGTACCTGCGCCGGCGCGGGATGGACGCCGTGCTGCGCCACGCCGACGAGATGATCGGCGCGCGCCTGGCCCCCGCGCACCCGCCCAACGACGGGAGGCAGACGCCGATGCGCGGCCACCCCGTCTTCCTGGCGCAGCACGCCACCGCCACCTGCTGCCGCGGCTGCCTGGAGAAGTGGCACCGCATCCCCAGGGGCCGCGAGCTCACCCCCGGGGAGCGGCGCCACGTCGTTTCCGTCCTCGCCCGCTGGATCGCCGAGCAGGAGCGCGCCGCCCCCGAGCCGCCCGAGGAAGGTCCGGACGAGCAGCTGGGGCTCGGGGTGGAGTAG
- a CDS encoding histidine kinase, with translation MTTISIAAPAVAEPALAQRPEVRAPRPGRLPLLLLAAYTLFVPLFAARNYYVNEQRLGRPSWWRALGVSAFEVYVWAVLCLGAWWLARRYPLDRGGWRRGALAFALGGLVLASFRSLTEYWFTGWLNADFGVPPDFAFYETLSRFPSGLMFSYTLVGMMHGLEYFRRLRERELAAARLEGELSRARLRALKAHLQPHFLFNALNTVASLVRRDPEAAEEMIGDLSDLLRASLAHEHTQEVTLREELATLEPYLRIQQARFGERLEVVRRVEASALDARVPHLVLQPLVENAMRHGVARRPGRGRVEVCVGREGGVLRLRVADNGPGFPLAYREGVGLGSTRARLRHLYGGERLTIRPAPGGGAVVELELPFRRGGGAPGREAA, from the coding sequence GTGACCACCATTTCGATCGCCGCGCCCGCCGTCGCGGAGCCGGCCCTCGCGCAACGCCCGGAGGTCCGGGCGCCGCGCCCCGGGCGGCTGCCGCTCCTGCTGCTGGCCGCGTACACCCTCTTCGTCCCGCTCTTCGCGGCGCGGAACTACTACGTCAACGAGCAGCGGCTCGGCCGGCCGTCGTGGTGGCGCGCGCTGGGAGTGTCGGCGTTCGAGGTGTACGTGTGGGCCGTGCTGTGCCTGGGGGCGTGGTGGCTGGCGCGGCGCTACCCGCTGGACCGCGGCGGGTGGCGGCGCGGCGCCCTGGCGTTCGCGCTGGGCGGCCTGGTGCTCGCCAGTTTCCGCTCCCTCACCGAGTACTGGTTCACCGGCTGGCTGAACGCGGACTTCGGCGTGCCGCCGGACTTCGCGTTCTACGAGACCCTGTCCCGCTTCCCCAGCGGCCTCATGTTCAGCTACACGCTGGTGGGGATGATGCACGGCCTGGAGTACTTCCGGCGGCTGCGCGAGCGCGAGCTGGCCGCCGCGCGGCTGGAGGGCGAGCTCTCCCGCGCGCGGCTCAGGGCCCTCAAGGCGCACCTGCAGCCGCACTTCCTCTTCAACGCGCTGAACACCGTGGCCTCGCTGGTGCGCCGCGACCCCGAGGCCGCCGAGGAGATGATCGGCGACCTGAGCGACCTGCTGCGCGCCAGCCTGGCCCACGAGCACACCCAGGAGGTCACCCTGCGCGAGGAACTGGCCACGCTCGAGCCGTACCTGCGCATCCAGCAGGCGCGCTTCGGCGAGCGGCTGGAGGTGGTGCGGCGGGTGGAGGCGAGCGCGCTGGACGCGCGGGTCCCCCACCTGGTGCTGCAGCCGCTGGTGGAGAACGCCATGCGCCACGGCGTGGCGCGCCGCCCCGGGCGCGGGCGCGTGGAGGTGTGCGTCGGGCGCGAGGGCGGCGTCCTTCGCCTGCGCGTGGCCGACAACGGGCCGGGCTTCCCGCTCGCCTACCGCGAGGGCGTGGGGCTGGGGAGCACCCGCGCGCGGCTCCGCCACCTCTACGGCGGCGAGCGGCTCACCATCCGCCCGGCGCCGGGCGGCGGCGCGGTGGTCGAGCTGGAGCTGCCGTTCCGCCGCGGCGGCGGCGCCCCGGGCCGGGAGGCGGCGTGA
- a CDS encoding M2 family metallopeptidase, whose amino-acid sequence MSTVETAAAPGAAAAEAEAAAFVEEHAAGLAPLLREAHLAGWDAAVGAGDEAYERAARARAAVKTLYADAGSARRVRAWLESGEVRDPRLRRQLVLLDHDFTANQLPRETIEDLVARASELEHLFHTFRSTFRGGRVSNNELLEVLEEETDGRVRREAWEASKQIGREAAGPLRELVRRRNAAARSLGFENYYAMELRIQELGEERLFGILDEFRDRTDLPFRRFRDELDRDLSARYGVPPESLRPWHWDDFFAQEAPAAGGRVDLDAFFEDCDPVEVAAEFFRGIGLPADDVLERSDLYEREGKDQHAFCLDVDREGDVRVLCNMRPNEKWMGTILHELGHAVYDRYVPGELPFLLRTIAHTLSTEAIAMYFGRLTRDPAWLEDVMGAGLDEGEAADIRRQQRAAMLVSARWILVMVYFERELYRDPDRADLNALWWDLVERLQYIRRPDGRDEPDWAAKVHLSLSPVYYHNYLLGELMASQISAHARRGVPAGRSIAGQPSVGRFLRERIFGPGATLDWNELLVHATGEGLTSRFFIDEFVGS is encoded by the coding sequence ATGAGCACCGTGGAGACGGCCGCCGCGCCCGGGGCCGCGGCCGCGGAGGCCGAGGCCGCCGCCTTCGTGGAGGAGCACGCCGCCGGGCTGGCGCCGCTGCTGCGCGAGGCCCACCTGGCCGGGTGGGACGCGGCGGTCGGCGCGGGCGACGAGGCGTACGAGCGCGCGGCCCGCGCCCGCGCGGCGGTCAAGACGCTCTACGCCGACGCCGGGAGCGCCCGCCGGGTGCGCGCCTGGCTGGAGTCGGGCGAGGTGCGCGACCCGCGGCTCCGGCGCCAGCTGGTGCTGCTGGACCACGACTTCACCGCCAACCAGCTCCCGCGCGAGACGATCGAAGACCTGGTGGCGCGGGCGAGCGAGCTGGAGCACCTCTTCCACACCTTCCGCTCCACCTTCCGCGGCGGGCGCGTCTCCAACAACGAGCTGCTGGAGGTGCTGGAGGAGGAGACCGACGGCCGCGTGCGGCGCGAGGCGTGGGAGGCCAGCAAGCAGATCGGGCGCGAGGCCGCCGGACCGCTGCGCGAGCTGGTGCGCAGGAGGAACGCGGCCGCGCGCTCGCTGGGGTTCGAGAACTACTACGCGATGGAGCTGCGCATCCAGGAGCTGGGCGAGGAGCGGCTCTTCGGCATCCTGGACGAGTTCCGCGACCGCACCGACCTCCCCTTCCGCCGCTTCCGCGACGAGCTGGACCGCGACCTCTCCGCCCGCTACGGGGTGCCGCCCGAGAGCCTCAGGCCCTGGCACTGGGACGACTTCTTCGCACAGGAGGCGCCGGCGGCGGGGGGGCGGGTGGACCTGGACGCCTTCTTCGAGGACTGCGACCCGGTGGAGGTGGCGGCGGAGTTCTTCCGCGGCATCGGGCTCCCCGCCGACGACGTGCTGGAGCGTAGCGACCTGTACGAGCGCGAGGGGAAGGACCAGCACGCCTTCTGCCTGGACGTGGACCGCGAGGGCGACGTGCGCGTGCTGTGCAACATGCGGCCGAACGAGAAGTGGATGGGCACCATCCTCCACGAGCTGGGGCACGCGGTGTACGACCGCTACGTCCCGGGCGAGCTCCCCTTCCTGCTGCGCACCATCGCCCACACGCTCTCCACCGAGGCCATCGCCATGTACTTCGGCCGCCTCACGCGCGACCCGGCCTGGCTCGAGGACGTGATGGGCGCCGGGCTGGACGAGGGCGAGGCGGCCGACATCCGCCGCCAGCAGCGCGCGGCCATGCTGGTGTCGGCGCGGTGGATCCTGGTGATGGTGTACTTCGAGCGCGAGCTGTACCGCGACCCCGACCGGGCGGACCTGAACGCGCTCTGGTGGGACCTGGTGGAGCGCCTGCAGTACATCCGCCGCCCCGACGGCCGCGACGAGCCGGACTGGGCGGCCAAGGTGCACCTCTCGCTCTCGCCCGTCTACTACCACAACTACCTGCTGGGCGAGCTGATGGCGTCGCAGATCTCGGCCCACGCGCGCCGGGGCGTCCCCGCGGGGAGGAGCATCGCGGGGCAGCCGTCGGTGGGCCGCTTCCTGCGCGAGCGGATCTTCGGCCCCGGCGCCACGCTGGACTGGAACGAGCTGCTGGTGCACGCCACCGGCGAGGGCCTCACCTCGCGCTTCTTCATCGACGAATTCGTCGGGTCGTAG
- the asd gene encoding archaetidylserine decarboxylase (Phosphatidylserine decarboxylase is synthesized as a single chain precursor. Generation of the pyruvoyl active site from a Ser is coupled to cleavage of a Gly-Ser bond between the larger (beta) and smaller (alpha chains). It is an integral membrane protein.): MTRADERPDTPDTPDTPGAGARAVLTLLRRLPQGALSRAFGRMADVRVPKPLRRPVFGGFARFVGADLGEAAEPLESFPTLNRFFTRELKPGARAWPDDPRVAACPVDGAVGQAGRVTGGKLIQAKGRDYRLRDLLDEDGQWERFEGGAFVTLYLSPKDYHRIHSPCAGTIPRARHVPGALMPVNLPSVLHVADLFARNERLLCYVDGPLGRVAVVAVGAYNVGRISAAFDREWNAPPGTDAWVTNRRGVDARSKVYDPPVPVEQGGHIMTFHLGSTVVLVFEPGRVELAPELQPHAPVRLGMAVGRAPGPRP, from the coding sequence ATGACCCGGGCTGACGAGCGACCCGACACCCCCGACACCCCCGACACCCCCGGCGCCGGCGCGCGCGCGGTGCTCACCCTCCTCCGGCGCCTGCCGCAGGGGGCGCTCTCGCGCGCGTTCGGGCGCATGGCCGACGTGCGCGTGCCGAAGCCGCTCAGGAGGCCGGTGTTCGGCGGGTTCGCGCGCTTCGTGGGGGCGGACCTGGGCGAGGCGGCGGAGCCGCTAGAGAGCTTCCCCACCCTCAACCGCTTCTTCACGCGCGAGCTGAAGCCCGGTGCGCGGGCCTGGCCGGACGACCCGCGCGTGGCGGCGTGCCCCGTGGACGGGGCGGTGGGGCAGGCGGGGCGGGTGACGGGGGGAAAGCTGATCCAGGCGAAGGGGCGCGACTATCGGCTGCGCGACCTGCTGGACGAGGACGGCCAGTGGGAGCGCTTCGAGGGCGGTGCCTTCGTGACGCTGTACCTGAGCCCGAAGGACTACCACCGCATCCACTCGCCGTGCGCGGGGACGATCCCGCGGGCGCGGCACGTCCCCGGCGCGCTGATGCCGGTGAACCTCCCCTCGGTGCTGCACGTCGCCGACCTGTTCGCGCGCAACGAGCGGCTGCTGTGCTACGTCGACGGGCCGCTGGGGCGCGTGGCGGTGGTCGCGGTGGGCGCCTACAACGTGGGCCGCATCTCCGCCGCCTTCGACCGCGAGTGGAACGCGCCCCCCGGTACCGACGCCTGGGTGACCAACCGCAGGGGCGTCGACGCGCGGAGCAAGGTCTACGACCCGCCCGTCCCGGTCGAGCAGGGCGGCCACATCATGACCTTCCACCTGGGCTCGACGGTGGTCCTCGTCTTCGAGCCCGGCCGCGTGGAGCTGGCGCCGGAGCTCCAGCCCCACGCGCCGGTGCGGCTGGGGATGGCGGTCGGGCGGGCTCCGGGGCCCCGGCCCTGA